One Fusarium falciforme chromosome 1, complete sequence genomic window carries:
- a CDS encoding ANAPC4-WD40 domain-containing protein — protein MKATPLIINWHDQNAPVYSAHFEPNGKGRLATAGGDNHVRIWKVQVDGEERKVEYLSTLSKHNQAVNVVRWAPKGELLASAGDDGNVILWVPTETPQNNFGSEASDDKESWRAKHMCRSSGAEIYDLAWSPDGVHFIIGSMDNIARIYNAQTGTLVRQIAEHSHYVQGVTWDPLNEYIATQSSDRSVHIYSLKTKDGQYTLSQDDKTPRLASHIKADLPPRRISSSSPAPPDFGHRSSLAVLDSAPSVGSPVPSAPGTPTSFALPMNPPSVVSHSRRSSFSSRRSVSPAPSMPLPAVMPMDPSPKPSSTISAGLGMKNANLYANETLTSFFRRLTFTPDGSLLLTPSGQYQNQHQAEKDAKPTYEVINTVYIYTRGGINKPPIAHLPGHKKPSVVVKCSPIFYTLRQSPPTTRNITIDTSSAEEPIPSLPEPLSKPSPAPSVMDPPPPPATATSESKSSNLEVNSSIPGPRPAFSLPYRMVYAVATQDSVLLYDTQQKSPICVVSNLHCATFTDLAWSSDGLTLMISSSDGFCSSLSFAAGELGEVFKGEIPRAKSQTTVSSSNQNTPIPTPTTSFAPPSPFPNGSHHHHRNSASSFTAPSPPPSASLASQRPSSPARSNSTSSIATITTQSSTVPTGVISNPTLIAGSVPGIAAANSGKVTGVPMTTPPETPRSTTGSVAGTKRDTSEGEREESKEPKKRRIAPTLVDPKA, from the exons ATGAAAGCCACGcccctcatcatcaattgGCACGACCAGAACGCTCCGGTCTATTCGGCTCACTTTGAACCAAATGGAAAAGGACGTCTCGCTACTGCTGGTGGTGATAATCATGTGAGAATATGGAAAGTTCAGGTGGATGGCGAGGAACGAAAAGTCGAGTATCTCTCGACACTCTCCAAACATAACCAGGCTGTCAATGTTGTCCGCTGGGCCCCCAAAG GCGAACTACTCGCCTCTGCCGGCGACGATGGCAACGTGATACTCTGGGTTCCGACCGAAACACCTCAGAATAATTTCGGATCCGAAGCTTCAGATGACAAGGAGTCGTGGAGAGCCAAGCATATGTGTCGTTCTAGCGGTGCCGAGATTTATGACTTGGCCTGGTCTCCCGACGGCGTCCATTTCATCATTGGCAGTATGGATAACATAGCACGAATCTATAATGCCCAGACAG GAACGCTGGTTCGCCAAATCGCCGAGCACAGTCACTACGTCCAGGGCGTTACCTGGGATCCTCTGAACGAGTATATCGCTACGCAGTCGTCCGATCGATCCGTTCATATTTACTCTTTGAAAACAAAGGACGGCCAATACACCCTAAGCCAAGATGACAAGACTCCCAGGCTCGCAAGCCATATCAAGGCTGACCTACCCCCTCGACGCATCTCTTCCAGCAGCCCTGCTCCTCCTGACTTCGGCCACCGCTCCTCGCTCGCCGTCCTCGACTCTGCCCCCTCCGTTGGGTCGCCAGTTCCTTCTGCGCCAGGCACACCAACCTCGTTTGCCCTTCCCATGAACCCTCCGAGCGTCGTGAGCCACAGCCGTCGGTCTTCCTTTTCCTCTCGCCGATCCGTATCTCCGGCCCCCTCGATGCCGCTACCAGCTGTCATGCCGATGGATCCTTCTCCAAAGCCGTCGTCAACCATCAGCGCTGGTTTGGGAATGAAGAATGCCAACCTCTACGCCAACGAGACCCTGACTTCGTTCTTCCGACGACTCACGTTTACGCCCGATGGGAGCCTGCTCCTGACTCCATCTGGGCAGTACCAGAATCAGCACCAAGCTGAAAAGGATGCAAAGCCGACGTACGAGGTGATCAACacggtctatatatatacccGAGGGGGCATCAACAAGCCTCCCATCGCCCACTTGCCAGGCCACAAGAAGCCGTCTGTGGTAGTAAAGTGTTCTCCCATATTCTACACTCTACGCCAGTCTCCGCCCACTACGAGAAATATCACCATTGATACATCATCCGCTGAGGAGCCCATTCCGTCTCTTCCTGAACCTCTCTCAAAGCCCTCCCCAGCTCCCTCCGTGATGGACCCGCCCCCTCCACCTGCAACCGCAACAAGCGAGTCAAAAAGCTCAAACCTGGAAGTGAACTCATCTATCCCTGGCCCTAGGCCTGCCTTCTCACTGCCATATCGCATGGTATATGCGGTAGCTACTCAGGACTCGGTACTGCTGTATGATACTCAACAAAAGTCCCCTATCTGCGTCGTGAGCAATCTCCACTGCGCTACCTTTACTGATCTTGCATG GTCAAGCGATGGTCTGACTTTGATGATATCATCTTCCGATGGCTTCTGTTCTTCTCTATCCTTCGCAGCTGGCGAATTGGGCGAGGTCTTTAAGGGCGAGATTCCTCGAGCCAAGTCCCAGACAACTGTGTCGTCATCAAATCAGAATACCCCTATACCAACACCGACGACCAGTTTCGCGCCCCCGTCGCCGTTTCCAAACGGctcacatcatcatcatcgcaaTTCGGCAAGCTCTTTCACGGCTCCATCACCGCCTCCGTCTGCTTCGCTCGCTTCTCAACgcccatcttctccagcGAGGTCCAATTCGACATCGTCGATCGCAACCATTACGACCCAGTCAAGCACTGTGCCCACGGGCGTGATCAGCAACCCTACCCTCATTGCTGGAAGCGTCCCAGGAATTGCAGCAGCAAACTCGGGTAAGGTGACGGGGGTGCCTATGACAACACCTCCGGAGACGCCACGGAGCACCACAGGCAGTGTTGCGGGTACCAAGCGAGATACGAGCGAGGGtgaaagagaggagagcaAAGAGCCCAA